The following are encoded in a window of Sphingobium sp. AP49 genomic DNA:
- a CDS encoding class I adenylate-forming enzyme family protein codes for MSALLSLVHGPPLVDESGQGAQTIPAYLDAVRARHGARDAVIMRTADRRICWSYDELHARSVAVARALIAAGVGKDGRVGVLMANRPEYLASVFGIAMAGGVTVALSTFSTPEELEHLIQASAIDVLLFDTRVLKKDFAAMLAGIDKGPFLRRLVQLDSVTDDAPLAPGDEGWDAFLASGDAVPDAIVAQRAASVTPTDTGGIFFSSGTTSLPKGIIHSQRAFCIQWWRWPRVFAMREPVVGWTGNGLFWSGNISLVIGTAFSTGGTAVLQPVFDAAAALDVIEQECVTFLTGRPHQWARVQAAENWARADLSSLKYVTKGELIGEHPTVDTDWTTPWAFGTTETMTICTAFDADTSEADYGGSAGAPLPGNSLKIVDPLTRAILPVGQAGEMCIKGPTLMSGYLGKAPEDCFDPEGYYRTGDGGRVDEQGRFFWEGRLTDMIKTGGANVAPEEVDAAIASFPGVKRSQTVGVPDDLLGEMVVACIVPVDGATVAEAELIAHLKARMASFKVPRRVLLLDEADFALTGNEKAKAADIRAVAVARLATG; via the coding sequence TTGAGCGCGCTGCTCTCGCTGGTCCATGGCCCGCCCTTGGTCGACGAGTCGGGGCAGGGTGCGCAGACCATCCCAGCCTATCTGGATGCGGTGCGCGCCCGCCATGGCGCGCGCGACGCGGTCATCATGCGGACGGCGGATCGGCGCATCTGCTGGAGCTATGACGAACTCCATGCTCGGTCGGTCGCGGTCGCCCGGGCGCTGATCGCGGCGGGCGTGGGCAAGGATGGCCGGGTCGGTGTGCTGATGGCGAACCGGCCCGAATATCTGGCCAGCGTCTTCGGCATTGCGATGGCGGGTGGGGTGACGGTGGCGCTCAGCACCTTTTCCACGCCCGAGGAACTGGAGCATCTGATCCAGGCGTCGGCGATCGATGTCCTCCTCTTCGATACGCGGGTGTTGAAGAAGGATTTTGCCGCGATGCTGGCGGGCATCGACAAGGGGCCGTTCCTGCGGCGGCTGGTCCAACTCGACAGCGTGACCGACGATGCGCCGCTGGCGCCGGGCGATGAAGGCTGGGATGCTTTCCTCGCCAGCGGCGATGCTGTGCCCGACGCCATCGTGGCGCAGCGCGCCGCCAGCGTGACCCCGACCGACACGGGCGGCATCTTCTTCTCGTCCGGCACCACCAGCCTGCCCAAGGGCATCATCCACAGCCAGCGCGCCTTCTGCATCCAGTGGTGGCGCTGGCCACGCGTGTTCGCGATGCGTGAGCCGGTGGTGGGCTGGACCGGCAATGGCCTGTTCTGGTCAGGCAATATCAGCCTGGTGATCGGCACCGCTTTTTCGACCGGGGGAACGGCGGTGCTGCAACCGGTGTTTGACGCCGCCGCGGCGCTCGACGTGATCGAGCAGGAGTGCGTCACCTTCCTCACCGGTCGGCCGCATCAATGGGCGCGGGTGCAGGCGGCGGAGAATTGGGCACGCGCCGACCTCTCCAGCCTCAAATATGTGACCAAGGGCGAGCTGATCGGTGAGCATCCCACGGTCGATACCGACTGGACCACGCCCTGGGCGTTCGGCACGACCGAGACGATGACGATCTGCACCGCCTTCGATGCGGACACGTCCGAGGCGGATTATGGCGGCAGCGCGGGCGCGCCGCTGCCGGGCAACAGCCTGAAGATCGTCGACCCGCTGACCCGTGCGATCCTGCCGGTGGGACAGGCGGGGGAGATGTGCATCAAGGGGCCGACCTTGATGTCGGGCTATCTTGGCAAGGCGCCGGAGGATTGCTTCGATCCGGAGGGCTATTACCGCACGGGCGACGGCGGACGGGTGGACGAACAGGGCCGCTTCTTCTGGGAAGGGCGCCTTACCGACATGATCAAGACCGGCGGCGCCAATGTCGCGCCCGAGGAGGTGGACGCGGCGATCGCCTCCTTCCCCGGCGTCAAGCGCAGCCAGACGGTCGGCGTGCCCGACGATCTGCTGGGCGAGATGGTGGTCGCCTGCATCGTGCCGGTCGATGGCGCGACCGTCGCGGAGGCCGAGCTGATCGCCCATCTCAAGGCGCGCATGGCCAGTTTCAAGGTGCCGCGCCGGGTGCTGCTGCTTGATGAAGCGGATTTCGCCCTGACCGGCAATGAGAAGGCGAAGGCCGCCGATATCCGGGCCGTCGCGGTAGCGAGATTAGCGACCGGATAG
- a CDS encoding MaoC family dehydratase N-terminal domain-containing protein codes for MADMEHHNASAVLDTSDVDQWIGKPVIFAEMWDPCNATDIRRWVQAMDYPNPIHWDEQFARASRFGGIVAPQSFTVAMDYGHGCHPACVGKVPGTHLIFAGEEWWFYGTPVRPGDKLVQSRRFDGYSIAETGFAGPTMFARGDTIHRNQHGALVAKEQATAIRYLVEEANKRGVYAKEKRSPRRWTKAELAAIHKARHDWILSNREGRSPAYGDVKVGDRLPRRVIGPHSVVSFANECRAHRQNIWGTWAWNAPEGVHDPAKEDAGFGADMSYDHEARRIDPRMGDGLYHGPSSGHINAEKAENVGMGGAYGYGASMNAWHLDTVAYWAGHGGYVWHSKTQFRSPAFEGDVSWVDGEVVEKIDRSPFGMPVVKVRTTMTTQDGEEILKGTAQVELPY; via the coding sequence ATGGCCGACATGGAGCATCATAATGCCAGCGCCGTGCTGGATACCAGCGACGTCGACCAGTGGATCGGCAAGCCGGTCATCTTCGCGGAGATGTGGGACCCCTGCAATGCGACCGACATTCGCCGCTGGGTGCAGGCGATGGACTATCCCAATCCGATTCATTGGGACGAGCAATTTGCCCGCGCCTCGCGCTTTGGCGGGATCGTCGCGCCGCAAAGCTTCACCGTGGCGATGGACTACGGCCATGGCTGTCATCCGGCCTGCGTCGGCAAGGTGCCGGGCACGCATCTGATCTTTGCGGGCGAGGAATGGTGGTTTTACGGCACCCCCGTCCGCCCCGGCGACAAGCTGGTGCAGAGCCGCCGCTTCGACGGCTATTCGATCGCGGAGACCGGCTTTGCCGGCCCGACCATGTTCGCGCGCGGCGACACCATCCACCGCAACCAGCATGGCGCGCTGGTGGCGAAGGAACAGGCGACCGCGATCCGCTATCTGGTCGAGGAAGCGAACAAGCGCGGCGTCTATGCCAAGGAGAAGCGCAGCCCCCGGCGCTGGACCAAGGCGGAACTGGCCGCCATCCATAAGGCGCGCCACGACTGGATCCTGTCCAACCGCGAAGGCCGATCGCCCGCCTATGGGGATGTGAAGGTCGGCGACCGCCTGCCGCGCCGGGTGATCGGCCCGCATTCGGTGGTGAGCTTTGCCAATGAATGCCGCGCCCACCGCCAGAATATCTGGGGCACATGGGCCTGGAACGCGCCCGAGGGGGTGCATGATCCGGCCAAGGAGGATGCGGGCTTTGGCGCCGACATGAGCTATGACCATGAGGCGCGCAGGATCGATCCGCGCATGGGCGATGGCCTGTATCACGGGCCATCATCGGGCCATATCAATGCCGAGAAGGCGGAGAATGTCGGCATGGGCGGCGCCTATGGCTATGGCGCGTCGATGAATGCCTGGCATCTCGACACGGTCGCCTATTGGGCCGGCCATGGCGGCTATGTCTGGCACAGCAAGACCCAGTTCCGCTCCCCCGCCTTCGAGGGCGACGTCAGTTGGGTCGATGGCGAGGTGGTGGAGAAGATCGACCGTTCGCCCTTCGGCATGCCGGTGGTGAAGGTCCGCACCACGATGACCACCCAGGATGGTGAGGAGATATTGAAGGGCACGGCGCAGGTGGAGTTGCCCTATTGA
- a CDS encoding aromatic ring-hydroxylating dioxygenase subunit alpha: protein MTMQGNITQPPVLIGNTAYVSQSYADAEAAKLWPKVWQVACREEEIPNVGDYVTYDIVDDSIIVIRAAPDRIAAYFNVCRHRGRQLTEGCGHAKRLVCPFHAWSWDLDGNNVGVVRKEAWGDALNADDLRLRDVRVETWGGWVFVCMDPDAPSLRDYLEPAASMLDPFELEQMRYRWRQWLHFPCNWKVAIEAFNEGYHVAGTHPQLTKYSPKPTWSDGRGIHGVFGSQAREGTGGATAGAAGAADMRQGLADSLNQLWEEVNGTTTETMVRVANLLVEELPEGTPPAEVQMHLMRRTVEEDAKRGVAWPRIDPAHFAAAGNVWHIFPNTVVIHGPTFALCYRARPDGHDPDSCIFEVYTLERFPEGSEPRPANLHRPEIDEASWRKVLCQDFSNMGAVQRGLRSRGCDGLRPSPVEERAIINFHRVLADYLGTGAPQPIE, encoded by the coding sequence ATGACCATGCAGGGCAACATCACCCAACCGCCGGTCCTGATCGGCAACACGGCCTATGTCTCGCAATCCTACGCCGATGCCGAAGCCGCGAAACTATGGCCCAAGGTCTGGCAGGTCGCCTGCCGCGAAGAGGAAATTCCCAATGTCGGCGACTATGTCACCTATGACATTGTCGACGATTCGATCATCGTCATTCGCGCCGCGCCCGACCGGATCGCCGCCTATTTCAACGTCTGCCGCCATCGCGGCCGGCAACTGACCGAAGGCTGCGGCCATGCGAAGCGGCTGGTCTGCCCCTTCCATGCCTGGAGCTGGGATCTGGACGGCAACAATGTCGGCGTGGTCCGCAAGGAGGCCTGGGGCGACGCGCTGAACGCTGACGACCTGCGACTGCGCGATGTGCGCGTTGAAACATGGGGCGGCTGGGTGTTCGTCTGCATGGACCCCGATGCGCCATCGCTGCGCGACTATCTGGAGCCGGCGGCATCGATGCTCGATCCGTTCGAGCTGGAACAGATGCGCTATCGCTGGCGCCAATGGCTGCATTTTCCCTGCAACTGGAAGGTCGCGATCGAGGCGTTCAACGAGGGCTATCATGTCGCGGGCACCCATCCGCAACTGACCAAATATTCGCCCAAGCCGACCTGGAGCGACGGGCGCGGCATCCATGGCGTATTCGGATCGCAGGCGCGCGAGGGCACGGGTGGCGCCACGGCGGGGGCAGCAGGCGCTGCCGACATGCGCCAGGGATTGGCGGATTCGCTCAACCAGCTCTGGGAGGAAGTGAACGGCACCACGACCGAGACGATGGTGCGGGTCGCCAATCTGCTGGTCGAGGAGCTGCCCGAGGGCACGCCGCCGGCCGAGGTGCAGATGCACCTGATGCGCCGCACGGTGGAGGAGGACGCCAAGCGCGGTGTCGCCTGGCCGCGCATCGACCCGGCCCATTTCGCGGCGGCGGGCAATGTCTGGCACATCTTTCCCAATACGGTGGTCATCCACGGGCCGACCTTCGCGCTCTGCTATCGCGCGCGGCCCGACGGCCATGATCCCGACAGCTGCATCTTTGAGGTCTATACGCTCGAACGCTTCCCCGAAGGCAGCGAGCCGCGCCCCGCCAATCTCCACAGGCCCGAGATCGACGAGGCAAGCTGGCGCAAGGTGTTGTGCCAGGATTTCTCCAACATGGGCGCGGTGCAGCGCGGCCTGCGCTCGCGCGGCTGCGACGGGTTGCGGCCCAGCCCGGTCGAGGAACGGGCGATCATCAATTTTCACCGCGTGCTGGCCGACTATCTGGGCACCGGCGCGCCGCAACCGATCGAATAG
- a CDS encoding AraC family transcriptional regulator, translated as MIETLFALDRGNYRECQQLFRGAREQEYYRGDYWMEDGAVIDVEARRKPAGPSAAILLRAHSRLFFRRTRQHIREDGTDLSVLWFVKRGRLVFSNQLGSRTAQYGDFLMTRSTAPFFIECQPDAQGVHEVLHVTVPTHVLRGFVDCDAGAGVLLPMQRAELAIADTILAGLFQQDGDIGEETTRTLVEAALAVIGQGLRHDGRAVPPRPSVAEKRFADVRRFVEVHLSDPGLSAAMTAKGCGISPRYLTTLLKQNGTSFSDLIWQRRLEQARAWMARSDAASISISEIAYAVGFKSPAHFSRMFKRVYACNPSDYRAEAAPPPPVALH; from the coding sequence ATGATCGAAACGCTCTTCGCCCTCGACCGGGGCAATTATCGTGAATGCCAGCAGCTGTTCCGTGGCGCGCGCGAGCAGGAATATTATCGCGGCGATTATTGGATGGAGGACGGCGCGGTCATCGATGTGGAGGCGCGCCGCAAGCCTGCAGGCCCCAGTGCGGCGATTCTGTTGCGCGCCCATAGCCGGCTGTTCTTCCGCCGTACCCGCCAGCATATTCGCGAGGACGGCACAGACCTTAGCGTGCTGTGGTTCGTCAAGCGCGGCCGACTGGTCTTCTCCAATCAGTTGGGCAGCCGAACTGCCCAATATGGCGACTTCCTGATGACCCGGTCGACCGCCCCCTTCTTCATCGAATGCCAGCCCGATGCACAGGGCGTGCATGAGGTGCTGCATGTGACGGTGCCGACCCATGTGTTGCGCGGCTTCGTCGATTGCGATGCCGGGGCCGGGGTGCTGCTGCCGATGCAGCGGGCGGAACTGGCGATCGCCGACACCATATTGGCGGGCCTGTTCCAGCAGGATGGCGATATTGGGGAGGAAACCACCCGCACGCTGGTGGAGGCGGCGCTGGCGGTGATCGGTCAGGGCCTGCGCCATGATGGGCGGGCCGTGCCGCCGCGTCCCTCCGTCGCGGAGAAGCGCTTTGCCGATGTGCGTCGTTTTGTGGAGGTACATCTGTCCGATCCGGGCCTATCCGCCGCCATGACGGCAAAGGGGTGCGGCATCTCGCCGCGCTATCTCACCACCCTGCTCAAGCAGAATGGCACCAGCTTTTCCGACCTGATCTGGCAGCGCCGGCTGGAGCAGGCGCGGGCGTGGATGGCGCGATCGGATGCGGCCAGCATCTCGATCAGCGAGATCGCCTATGCCGTCGGCTTCAAGAGCCCGGCCCATTTCAGCCGCATGTTCAAGCGCGTCTATGCCTGCAACCCAAGCGACTATCGGGCCGAGGCTGCTCCGCCGCCGCCGGTTGCACTGCATTGA
- a CDS encoding enoyl-CoA hydratase/isomerase family protein, whose amino-acid sequence MAKASAAELKREAAQFVRYEKDRARKIATVTFDRPGKANTTTIGMRLLFGEIVHKANIDDDVKVLVIRGAGQDLGSGGDINEHGDMYLNPGEEDNFLPDLEIDDPDVRYPPPGSYRFLHGLTDHYAKGYAGNRPLQEFKKISIVEAKGYCYGWHFYQCADADLIVSSDDALFGHPSFRYAGWGPRMWQWLEMVGIRRFSEMLFTGRPFTAAEMMDCNFVNSVVPRDALEAETDKYADACARTRPLDVVVAQKTFIEAYKQYRGEYMGSLMTGWLEGMLPLMKNDHDGDINLGAGGFDQGIAHTVKNNDLNYPPEWRLSRAGRAQQR is encoded by the coding sequence ATGGCCAAGGCAAGTGCCGCCGAGCTGAAGCGGGAAGCCGCGCAGTTCGTGCGTTATGAGAAGGACAGGGCGCGCAAGATCGCGACCGTCACCTTCGACCGGCCGGGCAAGGCGAACACGACGACGATCGGCATGCGGCTGCTGTTCGGCGAGATCGTGCACAAGGCGAATATCGACGATGATGTGAAGGTGCTGGTGATCCGTGGCGCGGGCCAGGATCTGGGATCGGGCGGCGACATCAACGAACATGGCGACATGTATCTGAACCCGGGCGAGGAGGATAATTTCCTGCCCGACCTGGAGATTGACGATCCCGATGTGCGTTATCCGCCGCCCGGTTCCTATCGCTTCCTCCACGGCCTGACCGACCATTATGCCAAGGGCTATGCCGGCAACCGGCCGCTGCAGGAATTCAAGAAGATCAGCATCGTCGAGGCCAAGGGCTATTGCTATGGCTGGCATTTCTACCAGTGCGCGGACGCCGACCTGATCGTCTCGTCCGACGATGCGCTGTTTGGCCATCCCTCCTTCCGCTACGCCGGATGGGGGCCGCGCATGTGGCAATGGCTGGAAATGGTCGGCATCCGCCGCTTTTCCGAAATGCTGTTCACCGGCCGGCCCTTCACCGCCGCCGAGATGATGGACTGCAACTTCGTCAACAGCGTGGTGCCGCGCGACGCGCTGGAGGCGGAGACCGACAAATATGCCGATGCCTGCGCCCGCACCCGGCCACTGGACGTGGTGGTCGCGCAGAAGACCTTCATCGAGGCGTATAAGCAGTATCGCGGCGAATATATGGGCAGCCTGATGACCGGCTGGCTGGAAGGCATGCTGCCGCTGATGAAGAACGACCATGATGGCGACATCAATCTGGGCGCCGGCGGCTTCGACCAGGGCATCGCCCATACCGTCAAGAATAACGACCTCAACTATCCCCCGGAGTGGCGGCTGAGCCGCGCCGGGCGGGCACAGCAGCGCTGA
- a CDS encoding AraC family transcriptional regulator, producing the protein MEEQDYFFGLEGPLEAVPAAGQMRAANLRGFSDYVRARGGAPRRILAQHGLDPLALADPDGHISCQQVAAMFEYCSLLFDDPLFGLHLAATQDADVFGSVTAVCRAAPDLRSAIASLIRYLPVAHSPEAQLDLVEQDGIAELRWAVRADVGFNDQANYQAMMLILLLLRNVSGPRFRPAWVQFSADASAHELVEIEALLGTAARPRAPGSAIGFSAALLDLPIGTANRLTYRLVGGYLGRLRLLNRADMAERARSYVRGALPAGSCTIERCADRLGLSVRTLQSRLAAHDLRFVDLVEEQREQLARIYLRQTPMPIDEVAERLGYAEQTSFGRAFKRWTGQTPRQFRRR; encoded by the coding sequence ATGGAGGAGCAGGATTATTTCTTCGGGCTGGAAGGCCCGCTGGAGGCGGTGCCCGCCGCCGGCCAGATGCGCGCCGCCAATCTGCGCGGCTTTTCCGACTATGTCCGCGCGCGCGGTGGCGCGCCGCGCCGTATCCTGGCTCAGCATGGGCTCGATCCGCTAGCCCTCGCCGACCCGGACGGGCATATTTCCTGCCAGCAGGTGGCGGCGATGTTTGAATATTGCAGCCTGTTGTTCGACGATCCGCTGTTCGGCCTGCATCTGGCCGCGACCCAGGATGCCGATGTGTTCGGCAGCGTTACCGCCGTGTGCCGCGCCGCGCCCGACCTGCGATCGGCGATCGCCAGCCTGATCCGCTATTTGCCCGTCGCCCATTCGCCCGAAGCCCAGCTCGATCTGGTCGAGCAGGACGGGATCGCCGAACTGCGCTGGGCAGTGCGGGCCGATGTCGGCTTCAACGACCAGGCCAATTATCAGGCGATGATGCTGATCCTGCTGCTGTTGCGCAACGTCAGCGGTCCTCGCTTCCGCCCCGCCTGGGTGCAATTTTCCGCCGATGCCAGCGCACACGAACTGGTCGAGATCGAAGCGCTGCTGGGCACCGCCGCCCGCCCCCGCGCACCCGGCAGCGCGATCGGCTTTTCCGCCGCACTGCTCGACCTGCCGATCGGCACCGCCAACCGGCTGACCTATCGGCTGGTCGGCGGCTATCTCGGGCGGCTGCGGCTGCTCAACCGCGCCGACATGGCGGAGCGCGCCCGATCCTATGTGCGCGGCGCGCTGCCAGCGGGCAGTTGCACGATCGAGCGTTGCGCGGATCGGCTGGGCCTGTCGGTGCGCACGCTGCAAAGCCGCCTTGCCGCCCATGACCTGCGCTTCGTCGATCTGGTCGAGGAACAGCGCGAACAACTGGCCCGCATCTATCTGCGCCAGACGCCGATGCCGATCGACGAGGTGGCCGAGCGCCTCGGCTATGCCGAACAGACCAGCTTCGGCCGTGCCTTCAAGCGCTGGACCGGGCAGACGCCGCGCCAGTTCCGCCGCCGCTAG
- a CDS encoding glycosyltransferase — translation MIILYVHALAATGVVRNVRILAAELAARGLAVELVTALPGGEGVTGVPHHALLAGPHPSRRREKIKAIMALRRHLRTRRRATLISAGNHGHVTAWAAAQGLRDVRRIYRISNDIMRSAAGAPSGGVRRLGRTAMARLLAYDADHLVLVSPTLADTPAFASAARAGKVAVIPNGIDADAARFLADGPVPHRWLGREAPVILAIGRLAPQKNFGTLLEAFAILRRTRPARLIILGESRDRACDSLRAQAMALGVADDLDLPGTVDNVFPWLAHADAFVLPSWWEGSPNVLLEAMALDVPIIASCSAGNAADLLDGGRYGLLVDPADAVAMAGAMARQLDRATAIWPGDRIDHFGLDRLSDAWIDLLR, via the coding sequence GTGATCATCCTCTATGTCCATGCGCTGGCCGCGACCGGTGTGGTGCGCAATGTCCGCATCCTCGCCGCCGAACTGGCGGCGCGGGGGCTGGCTGTCGAGCTGGTGACGGCGCTGCCGGGCGGGGAGGGCGTGACCGGTGTGCCACATCATGCGCTGCTGGCCGGCCCGCATCCGTCGCGCCGGCGCGAGAAGATAAAGGCGATCATGGCGTTGCGCCGTCATTTGCGCACGCGCCGGCGCGCGACTTTAATCTCTGCCGGCAATCATGGTCATGTCACCGCCTGGGCGGCGGCGCAGGGTCTGCGAGATGTGCGGCGTATCTATCGCATCAGCAACGACATCATGCGCAGCGCTGCCGGCGCGCCGTCCGGTGGGGTGAGGCGGCTGGGGCGTACGGCGATGGCGCGGTTGCTGGCATATGACGCCGATCATCTGGTGCTGGTGTCGCCGACGCTGGCGGATACGCCGGCCTTTGCCAGCGCGGCGCGGGCGGGCAAGGTGGCGGTGATCCCCAATGGCATCGATGCCGATGCCGCCCGCTTTCTGGCCGACGGGCCGGTGCCGCATCGCTGGCTGGGGCGCGAAGCGCCGGTGATCCTGGCGATCGGCCGACTGGCGCCGCAAAAGAATTTCGGCACGCTGCTGGAGGCCTTTGCGATCCTGCGGCGGACGCGGCCCGCGCGGCTCATCATCCTGGGCGAAAGCCGGGACCGGGCCTGCGACAGCCTGCGCGCGCAAGCGATGGCGCTTGGCGTGGCCGATGATCTCGACCTGCCCGGCACAGTCGACAACGTCTTTCCCTGGCTGGCCCATGCCGATGCCTTCGTCCTGCCCAGCTGGTGGGAAGGGTCGCCCAATGTGCTGCTGGAGGCGATGGCACTCGACGTGCCGATCATTGCCTCCTGCAGCGCGGGCAATGCCGCTGATCTGCTCGACGGTGGGCGATACGGCTTGCTGGTCGATCCGGCCGACGCAGTGGCGATGGCGGGGGCGATGGCACGGCAACTGGATCGCGCTACTGCGATCTGGCCGGGTGACCGGATTGACCATTTTGGCCTGGATCGTCTGTCCGACGCGTGGATCGATTTGTTGCGCTAG
- a CDS encoding sugar-transfer associated ATP-grasp domain-containing protein — MFTLRALPPADGNMLLAAYHDGLRRHWSVGRRMIARLIAASGRSGWAGSERRLLCETVRAQGLSMRDRKGVHRLLNPGAFPAEANPLKNKQLFARHAVAAGLPVPDSFALEASDITTWLHGQSVIIAKPSYCSKGQGVVRFEKKGGRWEGAEGPIADDALRLRLLALWAAGGVIQHCLATHGALADISPGALPTLRVVTCLDEVGTPEACALALRLSAGGGQPVDNFNAGNLVLSIDGDGRCGPVWQAGPDGAPIRCDRHPLTGAMISGRPVPDLDAAVALALRAHLAFRSGFTVIGWDVGLTPDGPVLVEGNWNPGTDIVQLVSGRGLADSRLGALYCHHLRHLPSRRWQAAGAIERDARRA; from the coding sequence TTGTTCACGTTGCGCGCGCTGCCCCCGGCAGACGGCAATATGCTGCTGGCCGCCTATCATGACGGGTTGCGCCGTCACTGGTCGGTCGGCCGCCGCATGATCGCGCGGCTGATCGCGGCGAGCGGGCGCAGCGGCTGGGCCGGGTCGGAACGGCGGTTGTTGTGCGAGACGGTGCGGGCGCAGGGGCTCAGTATGCGTGATCGCAAGGGCGTGCATCGGCTGCTCAATCCCGGCGCCTTTCCGGCGGAAGCCAATCCGCTCAAGAACAAGCAGCTTTTCGCCCGCCATGCCGTTGCCGCCGGCCTGCCGGTACCCGACAGTTTCGCGCTGGAGGCGAGCGATATCACCACCTGGCTGCACGGCCAGAGCGTCATTATCGCCAAGCCCAGCTATTGTTCCAAGGGCCAGGGCGTGGTGCGTTTCGAGAAGAAGGGCGGGCGCTGGGAAGGGGCGGAAGGTCCGATCGCCGACGATGCGCTGCGACTGCGCCTGCTGGCGCTCTGGGCGGCGGGCGGGGTCATCCAGCACTGTCTGGCGACTCATGGGGCACTGGCGGATATTTCGCCTGGCGCGTTGCCGACCCTGCGGGTGGTCACCTGCCTCGATGAGGTCGGCACGCCAGAGGCCTGCGCGCTGGCGCTGCGCTTGTCGGCCGGGGGCGGGCAGCCTGTGGATAATTTCAATGCCGGCAATCTTGTGCTGTCGATCGATGGCGACGGGCGCTGCGGTCCAGTGTGGCAGGCGGGGCCGGATGGCGCACCGATCCGCTGTGATCGTCATCCGCTGACCGGCGCGATGATCAGCGGCCGGCCGGTGCCCGATCTTGATGCTGCCGTGGCGCTGGCGCTCAGGGCACATCTTGCCTTCCGATCGGGCTTTACCGTGATCGGTTGGGATGTCGGATTGACACCGGATGGCCCGGTGCTGGTCGAGGGCAACTGGAATCCCGGCACCGATATCGTCCAACTGGTCAGCGGCCGTGGCCTGGCCGACAGCCGTCTGGGGGCGCTTTATTGCCATCATCTGCGTCATTTGCCGTCGCGGCGCTGGCAGGCAGCGGGCGCGATCGAGCGGGACGCACGCCGGGCGTGA
- a CDS encoding NTP transferase domain-containing protein — MPGTATALVLAGKRDGATDPLALDAGVTHKCLVPVVGQPMLVHVIEALAASPRIGEIRVAIEDVEVLDMLPQLRGLRNTGRLVAIPAQPNLVDSVLAAADGARFPLLITTADNVLLTPDALAEMLDGCAAQGASAGVAFTRRASVLAAHPQGQRKFYRFADDEFSNCNTYWLKDGKALAAAETFRSGGQFVKHPMRIIGAFGLLNLIRFRFGIGTLGQAFARFSRRFRMVIAPVILSDGAVAIDVDNARSHGVASELLQQRLTRVEAA; from the coding sequence ATGCCCGGCACGGCAACGGCGCTGGTGTTGGCCGGCAAACGCGACGGTGCGACCGACCCGCTCGCGCTGGATGCGGGCGTCACTCATAAATGCCTGGTTCCGGTGGTCGGTCAGCCGATGCTGGTCCATGTGATCGAGGCGCTGGCTGCGAGCCCGCGCATCGGCGAGATCCGCGTCGCGATCGAGGATGTGGAGGTTTTGGACATGCTGCCGCAGCTGAGGGGCCTGCGCAATACCGGCCGACTGGTCGCGATCCCGGCTCAACCCAATCTGGTCGACTCCGTGCTGGCGGCGGCCGATGGCGCACGCTTCCCGTTGCTCATCACCACCGCCGACAATGTGCTGCTGACCCCCGATGCGCTGGCCGAGATGCTGGACGGCTGTGCCGCACAGGGGGCCAGCGCGGGTGTCGCCTTCACCCGTCGGGCCTCGGTGCTGGCGGCGCATCCGCAGGGGCAGCGCAAATTCTATCGCTTTGCCGACGACGAATTTTCCAACTGCAACACCTATTGGCTAAAGGATGGCAAGGCGCTGGCGGCGGCCGAAACCTTCCGTTCGGGCGGGCAGTTCGTGAAGCATCCGATGCGCATCATTGGCGCCTTCGGCTTGCTAAACCTTATCCGCTTCCGCTTCGGCATTGGCACGCTGGGCCAGGCCTTCGCGCGCTTTTCTCGCCGGTTCCGCATGGTGATCGCGCCGGTGATCCTGAGCGACGGCGCGGTCGCGATCGACGTCGACAACGCGCGCAGTCATGGCGTGGCGAGTGAATTGCTGCAGCAGCGGTTGACTCGGGTCGAGGCGGCCTGA